A stretch of the Sulfurospirillum sp. UCH001 genome encodes the following:
- a CDS encoding phosphatidate cytidylyltransferase, with product MNFKALYESNKQRVFTGLVMLAFAAVIAFLNNALLTWLIMGAMYMFAFYEAMNLFEIKDNKLFVYAVLLWLAAFIYPNPDDLIFLALIGTLSVMAYTKKLDYKLLAPFFYPSISMLFLYALYHDFGMSVLIWLVIVVALTDTGAYFVGKSIGKTPFSPTSPNKTLEGVLGGVLIGTIVGALYGTFFIPLWLSLLIALISSVASVFGDLFESYLKREAGVKDSGNLFPGHGGMLDRLDGYLFGGVVMVILLRGLA from the coding sequence ATGAACTTCAAAGCACTCTACGAATCAAACAAACAGCGCGTCTTTACGGGCTTGGTAATGCTTGCATTTGCAGCGGTAATTGCATTTTTGAATAACGCACTTTTAACATGGCTTATTATGGGCGCCATGTATATGTTCGCCTTTTATGAGGCGATGAATCTCTTTGAAATTAAAGACAACAAACTCTTTGTTTATGCAGTGCTACTATGGTTAGCGGCATTTATTTATCCTAATCCGGATGATCTCATTTTCCTCGCACTTATTGGTACGTTGAGTGTCATGGCCTATACTAAAAAACTTGATTATAAACTCTTAGCTCCTTTCTTTTACCCTTCAATCTCAATGCTCTTTTTGTATGCCCTTTACCACGACTTTGGTATGTCTGTACTGATTTGGCTTGTTATCGTCGTCGCGTTGACCGATACAGGGGCATATTTTGTTGGTAAAAGCATCGGTAAAACACCTTTTTCTCCAACATCTCCGAATAAAACACTGGAAGGCGTTTTGGGTGGTGTGCTTATCGGTACGATTGTAGGTGCATTATATGGAACATTTTTCATTCCGCTATGGCTTTCACTGCTTATTGCACTGATAAGCTCTGTTGCATCTGTTTTTGGTGATCTTTTTGAAAGTTATCTAAAGCGTGAAGCTGGTGTGAAAGACAGCGGCAATCTCTTCCCCGGACATGGTGGTATGTTAGATCGTCTTGATGGTTACCTCTTTGGCGGTGTTGTTATGGTGATTCTTCTTCGAGGGCTTGCATAA